A window from Chrysemys picta bellii isolate R12L10 chromosome 2, ASM1138683v2, whole genome shotgun sequence encodes these proteins:
- the LOC135981029 gene encoding uncharacterized protein LOC135981029, giving the protein MQSSPAVMAVQSGNRKRAPAWTDREVLDLIAVWGDESVLSELRSKRRNAKIYEKISKDMAERGYSRDATQCRVKIKELRQGYQKTKEANGRSGSHPQTSRFYEALHSILGAAATTTPPVTVDSEDGILSTAGSSDMLGDGEDEEGDEEGEAVGSSHNADFPDSQDLFITLTEIPYEASPAITPDTESGEGSATPSATVSQPSLESHSQRLARIRRRKKRTREDMFSELMASSQAQAAQQTQWRENLTRMHQANMDREERWRQEDQQATQTLLGLLREQTDTLRRLVDVLQERRQEDRAPLLSISNRPPPPPSPIPTSPKVQRRRGGRVPANSHSTPAESSSSRRLSFPKI; this is encoded by the exons atgcagagctctccagcagtgatggccgtgcagtctgggaatagaaagagagccccagcatggactgatcgtgaagtcttggatctcatcgctgtgtggggcgatgagtccgtgctttccgagctgcgatccaaaagaaggaatgcaaagatctacgagaagatctctaaagacatggcagagagaggatacagccgggatgcaacgcagtgccgcgtgaaaatcaaggagctgagacaaggctaccagaagaccaaagaggcaaacggacgctccggatcccatccccagacatcccgtttctacgaggcactgcattccatcctcggtgctgccgccaccactaccccaccagtgaccgtggactctgaggatgggatactgtccacggccggttcctcagacatgttaggggacggggaagatgaggaaggagatgaggagggcgaggcagttggcagctctcacaacgctgatttccccgacagccaggatctcttcatcacccttacagagatcccctacgaagcgtccccagccattaccccggacacagaatctggtgaaggatcagcca ccccgtctgcgactgtctcacaacctagcctggaatcacactcccagaggctagcgcggattaggcgtaggaagaagaggacacgggaggacatgttctctgagcttatggcctcttcccaagcccaggcagcacagcagacccagtggcgggagaacttgacccgaatgcaccaagccaacatggatcgggaggagaggtggcggcaggaagaccagcaggcgactcaaacgctgcttggactactgagggagcaaacggacacgctccggcgccttgtggatgttctgcaggaacggaggcaggaggacagagccccgctgctgtccatctctaaccgccctcccccgccaccaagtcccatacccacctcacccaaagtgcaaagaaggagaggcggcagagtccctgctaactctcactccacccctgcagagagctctagtagcagaaggctctcatttcccaaaatttga